A single region of the Lycium barbarum isolate Lr01 chromosome 2, ASM1917538v2, whole genome shotgun sequence genome encodes:
- the LOC132627184 gene encoding acetolactate synthase 2, chloroplastic, with amino-acid sequence MAAAAAPSPSFSKTLSPNPPPSTTLLPRSTFPFPRHPHKPPTPLHHTHTQRRRFTVSNVSISTTPTPTPQKVSEPEPTFISRFAPDEPRKGCDVLVEALEREGVTDVFAYPGGASLEIHQALTRSKTIRNVLPRHEQGGVFAAEGYARATGFPGVCIATSGPGATNLVSGLADALLDSIPIVAITGQVPRRMIGTDAFQETPIIEVTRSITKHNYLVLDVEDIPRVVREAFFLAKSGRPGPVLIDVPKDIQQQLVIPNWDEPMRLPGYLSRLPKLPNEMLLEQIVRLISESKKPVLYVGGGCSFSSEELRRFVELTGIPVTSTLMGLGTFPTGDELSLSMLGMHGTVYANYAVDSSDLLLAFGVRFDDRVTGKLEAFASRAKIVHIDIDSAEIGKNKIPHVSICADIKLALQGLNSILEGKEGKLKLDFSAWRNELNEQKVKYPLNYKTFGDAIPPQYAIQVLDELTNGSAIITTGVGQHQMWAAQYYKYKKPRQWLTSGGLGAMGFGLPAAIGAAVGRPGEIVVDIDGDGSFIMNVQELATIKVENLPVKIMLLNNQHLGMVVQWEDRFYKANRAHTFLGNPANEEEIFPNMLKFAEACGVPAARVTHKDDVRAAIQKMLDTPGPYLLDVIVPHQEHVLPMIPSGGAFKDVITEGDGRISY; translated from the coding sequence ATGGCGGCTGCGGCGGCTCCATCTCCTTCTTTCTCCAAAACCCTATCTCCAAATCCACCCCCTTCCACCACCCTTCTCCCTAGATCCACCTTCCCCTTTCCACGTCACCCCCACAAACCCCCCACCCCCCTTCACCACACCCACACCCAACGCCGTCGTTTCACCGTCTCCAATGTCTCCATTTCCacaaccccaaccccaaccccacaGAAGGTATCCGAACCCGAGCCCACCTtcatttcccgttttgcccctgaCGAACCCCGTAAGGGCTGCGACGTACTAGTAGAGGCCCTCGAACGCGAAGGCGTGACAGACGTATTCGCCTACCCAGGTGGCGCATCCTTGGAGATCCACCAAGCCTTAACGCGCTCCAAAACCATCCGCAATGTGTTGCCACGTCACGAACAAGGCGGTGTATTCGCAGCCGAGGGTTACGCCCGGGCCACAGGTTTCCCCGGGGTTTGCATTGCTACCTCCGGCCCGGGGGCGACGAACCTCGTGAGCGGCCTGGCAGACGCGCTGTTGGATAGTATTCCTATTGTCGCTATTACAGGTCAAGTGCCACGTAGGATGATCGGTACTGATGCATTTCAAGAAACACCTATTATTGAGGTAACTAGATCCATTACTAAGCATAATTATCTTGTTTTGGATGTGGAAGATATACCTAGAGTTGTAAGGGAAGCGTTTTTCTTAGCGAAATCGGGTAGGCCTGGACCGGTTTTGATTGATGTGCCGAAAGATATACAGCAACAGTTGGTGATACCGAATTGGGATGAACCAATGAGGTTGCCTGGTTACTTGTCTAGGTTGCCTAAATTGCCTAATGAGATGCTTTTGGAACAGATTGTTAGGTTGATTTCCGAGTCGAAAAAACCTGTTTTGTATGTGGGTGGTGGGTGTTCGTTTTCGAGTGAGGAGTTGAGGCGATTCGTTGAGCTTACGGGGATACCCGTGACGAGTACTTTGATGGGTCTTGGTACTTTTCCGACAGGGGATGAGCTTTCCCTTTCGATGTTAGGTATGCATGGGACGGTTTATGCAAATTATGCTGTGGATAGTAGTGATTTGTTGCTTGCGTTTGGGGTGAGGTTTGATGATAGGGTTACGGGTAAATTGGAAGCTTTTGCTAGCCGAGCGAAGATTGTCCACATTGATATTGATTCAGCTGAGATTGGAAAGAACAAGATACCTCATGTTTCGATTTGTGCAGATATTAAGTTGGCGTTGCAGGGTTTGAATTCGATATTGGAGGGTAAAGAAGGTAAGCTGAAGTTGGACTTTTCTGCTTGGAGGAACGAGTTAAACGAGCAGAAAGTGAAGTACCCGTTGAATTATAAAACTTTTGGTGACGCCATCCCTCCGCAATATGCTATTCAGGTGTTAGATGAGTTGACTAACGGAAGTGCCATTATTACTACTGGTGTGGGGCAACATCAAATGTGGGCTGCTCAATACTATAAGTACAAAAAGCCACGTCAATGGTTGACGTCTGGCGGATTAGGAGCAATGGGATTTGGTTTGCCTGCTGCTATAGGTGCGGCTGTTGGAAGACCGGGTGAGATTGTGGTTGACATTGATGGTGATGGTAGTTTTATCATGAACGTGCAGGAGTTGGCAACAATTAAGGTGGAGAATCTTCCAGTTAAGATTATGTTGCTGAATAATCAACACTTAGGTATGGTGGTTCAGTGGGAGGATCGGTTCTATAAGGCTAATAGAGCACACACTTTCTTGGGGAATCCTGCTAATGAAGAAGAGATCTTTCCTAATATGTTGAAATTCGCAGAGGCTTGTGGCGTACCTGCTGCAAGAGTGACACACAAGGATGATGTTAGAGCCGCCATTCAAAAGATGTTGGACACTCCTGGCCCATACTTGTTGGATGTGATCGTACCTCATCAGGAGCACGTTCTACCTATGATTCCCAGTGGTGGTGCTTTCAAAGATGTGATTACAGAGGGTGATGGGAGGATTTCCTATTAG
- the LOC132627185 gene encoding uncharacterized protein LOC132627185 isoform X1, with protein sequence MFLDIVKSEKFGQLCHVLFENFEGMKADKVFDISLVHSRMKDGSYEGSSLLFHSDIQQEGKYSEALGKWESALLLMPDRAILHEQKAQILLELGETWKALKAATRATELEPSWGETWVTLGRAQLNYGEPDSAIESLDRALAIKPDSVEARNDRQAALHHIQRRKQLQTSGLSMNQNRFAVVDKTESA encoded by the exons ATGTTTCTTGATATTGTCAAATCAGAAAAGTTTGGTCAACTATGTCATGtgctttttgaaaattttgaaggCATGAAGGCTGACAAAGTTTTTGATATCAGTCTTGTTCACTCAAGGATGAAAGATGGATCTTATGAGGGCTCATCCCTCCTTTTTCACTCAGATATTCAACAG GAAGGAAAATATAGTGAAGCACTTGGGAAGTGGGAATCTGCTCTACTTTTGATGCCAGATCGTGCCATTCTACATGAACAGAAGGCTCAAATTTTGCTTGAACTTGGAGAAACATGGAAGGCGCTAAAAGCTGCTACTC GTGCAACTGAGTTGGAACCAAGCTGGGGTGAG ACGTGGGTCACCCTTGGTAGGGCACAGCTGAATTACGGTGAGCCCGATAGTGCTATCGAAAGCTTAGACAGAGCACTAGCCATCAAG CCCGATTCTGTAGAGGCGCGTAATGATCGACAAGCTGCCTTGCATCATATTCAGAGGAGAAAACAGTTACAGACATCGGGTTTGAGCATGAACCAAAACCGCTTTGCTGTAGTGGACAAAACTGAGAGCGCTTGA
- the LOC132627185 gene encoding uncharacterized protein LOC132627185 isoform X2, whose product MFLDIVKSEKFGQLCHVLFENFEGMKADKVFDISLVHSRMKDGSYEGSSLLFHSDIQQEGKYSEALGKWESALLLMPDRAILHEQKAQILLELGETWKALKAATRATELEPSWGEPDSVEARNDRQAALHHIQRRKQLQTSGLSMNQNRFAVVDKTESA is encoded by the exons ATGTTTCTTGATATTGTCAAATCAGAAAAGTTTGGTCAACTATGTCATGtgctttttgaaaattttgaaggCATGAAGGCTGACAAAGTTTTTGATATCAGTCTTGTTCACTCAAGGATGAAAGATGGATCTTATGAGGGCTCATCCCTCCTTTTTCACTCAGATATTCAACAG GAAGGAAAATATAGTGAAGCACTTGGGAAGTGGGAATCTGCTCTACTTTTGATGCCAGATCGTGCCATTCTACATGAACAGAAGGCTCAAATTTTGCTTGAACTTGGAGAAACATGGAAGGCGCTAAAAGCTGCTACTC GTGCAACTGAGTTGGAACCAAGCTGGGGTGAG CCCGATTCTGTAGAGGCGCGTAATGATCGACAAGCTGCCTTGCATCATATTCAGAGGAGAAAACAGTTACAGACATCGGGTTTGAGCATGAACCAAAACCGCTTTGCTGTAGTGGACAAAACTGAGAGCGCTTGA